Genomic segment of Panicum virgatum strain AP13 chromosome 9N, P.virgatum_v5, whole genome shotgun sequence:
CCTCGCGGTAGCACCCCTCGGAGGGGTCGCGCTCCCGCCAGCGCGCCTCCCAGGTGAGCGtctcggcggcgcgccggcgggcaGCCTCGGTGGCGTTGGCCTTAATGAGCTTGGTGAGGTTGGCCACCCCGAAGACGAGATGCAGCGCCCGGAAGTCGTTCATCCTGTGCGCCGGGAAGTAGGCGGCCAGCTCGCAGTTGGGCTCGCACTTGCGCCGCTGGTGCTTGCACAccgcgcacgcgccgccgctgccgccgccggtcatGCCCGTCGTCCGTCCCCGCTGCAgatggaggggagggagggagagagatgcGTGCGTACGCAAGTACATGCATATATGGAACAACAAGGGCCAAGGGCATATACATGTACGAATGCAAGAAAGTAAGGTGAGAGGAGGGTCACAGGCTTTATTTCTAGGTTGCTCACAGCAAGAGTTCGCAGAACAAATAGCTGGCTTAAGCCTGCTTGGCTGCTACTGCTACGAAGGCATGGGAACTTCTAATGCATTGTACTACAAAAAATACTACAAGTGAGCACGCCGGCCACTGGAGCATCGCAATATATGTACACCCTTATGCTGGAAGAAATTCGCGCCCATCCGGCGCTCCGCACACCATCGCTAGCCGCGTGTCATTGGCGTTGTGCTGGTGCTCAATCACACCTTTGACTGCGTCTCTCTCACCGTAAAAGGAAAATCATCATCCTTTTGCTCCCCGCCTCCCGTAAAATGGCAGGCACGTCGCCAGTGTGCGCCCATTGTTTCTCACTTCTACCGTCGACTCTCCTGTCTTCTCCTCAACGCCTGCATCGcacttccctcccctcccctcgccaTCTCTGACAACTGCCGTCCTCCTTAAACGGTGGCACCAGCGCTGAGCCAATGACCAGCCCATGGCCTAGGCCATTATACAAGATGCAGAGCTGCCGCGTGAGGATTTTGTAGCTATCCGACCGTCGCCGTGTTCTCGCACGACGTTGTGACGCGCCGGCGACCAATCGCGATGTTGTGTGCTCCGCCGTCGTCCCTCACCGCACGTCCTCGAGGCATTGGCAGTCGTGTGCATCTTCCGGCGCATGCGCCGTGGGAAAGGCATCGTCCTTTCCTCAGGAAGAAATCGAGCGCTGCTTGGTCTAGGCTTGCTTGGCTCCACGCTGCCGTCAGCTTGCGCTCGCCTTCCACGCCACCGGCACCCTTCTCTGAGCCGATGCTGCATCTCAACTATTCGGCCATCCTCCTCCGTGCTGTCGCATGATCGAGGACAGATGGAAAGTCATCGCCTAGAGCCCTGCCTTACCAGCTAATGCATTCGTAGCTTCTGCACAAATTGGGGACACTCCTACAGGTATGTTTGCTCTTGCATCGTAGGTGCTCGACGATATGTGTCTTTAGATTTCGCACCTCAATTTGCCCCTGCACTCAGTTTTGTTATCTTTGCAAGCAAGCTATTGCATTGTTTCAGCGCATTTAATATTGATTTCATCTTAGATGTGCCCTTAGATTTAGTAGccatcttttaaaaaaaaacgtGAACTTACAGAATGACATAAATAGTTCATGATTTCTTATTTCACTTCTACCAGCACATGGCTTTCCAAAGCATTTAATTGAGTGTATCAAGCTATTCCGAATTTCAGACAAGGTACCCAATTCGAAATGTTTAATTGGGACTTAGAGACACATGATAAGTTGTGATTAACTTGATGACACAAAAACATTGTGGTCTGTGATTTCTTTACCTCACAGAAGTCAAGAAATATGCCAACCATCTATGCGCAATTATCTAACAGGTAGTCCCATCTGCTTTCTATGTTATGCCCATTTGATGATTGAATATGAGTATATTGCTATGAATGAATTTGCGATCCCATGATTGAAATATTTATTGCTCTGTATCTGCACTATCAGGTAAGAGCAGTGAGGTTCTGCAAGTAACTTAGAAATGATAACCGATTGAAGGCTACCCTCCTAATCTCTTATTGATTTGGATGAATAATCTCACATATATGCTTTATTCAAATAAAAATAGAAGCATATTTTGATAAATACATGTGCTATTCTCTCCTGAACGTACACTCCCTGAATTTTTGTGCAGAATCTGCCACCAGCGGTCTGAATCAGGCCTTCCCTAGACTCCGTTATGCAATCTACATGGTATTTAGTTAGTGGTGCTTACATTTACACTACATGATATTCAGTTAGTTGTATATAATTACACTGCACTAGAATTAGTCCTCTTGAATACAAGTGTACTTCCAAAAGTTCCTTCCCTTCTATTCCTTTCAATTTTCAGTCATACAATCCTGGTTAATTTGTATCTTAAATGTTCTCTCTATTTTACAGCTAGAGTTGGGCCAAGAATAGCTCAAGAAGTGTTGTTTTTCCTACGCGCAATGATGTTGGCTGCTTAAAGAAAAAGGAATTATCTCTAGGTATTTTCGCATTCTGAAACATAAATTCTTTGGATGTTTGAATACGGCACATGATCTAGCGTGGAGCTGTTATTTTTCTATTGCCATAGGAGTAGGGTAACATATATATAGCTATTGGTGGCGCCTCCCAGCTTTATTTGCATTCCTTTCATCACTTTCATGTTTATTTTTCCCGTTGCAAATGTTGTGACATCGTTGTTTATATTTGATTGATTAAAAAAAAGCAGAAAACCATACTCGATGACCTTCCATGTCTATTTTATTTACCTTCCATGTttatgtttatttatttttttttacactTTGCCCAAGGGCCAACTGATTCTTACAATGATGGCAATAAAGACATGAATAGTTACAAAATTAATCACAGTAATATAGATGTGTTTTCGGGTAATGCCATTGCAATTACTATTGTTACTGATAACAACTCCAACCTCCTAATTCATAGATAATTCCCCAATGCAACAGTTAAGAATTTTTTTAACACAGCTAAGGAATGTATTAATATCATTGTTCATGTGTTTGTTCTTTTTGAGCCCTCTACTGTCCTGCATATCATCTCTGCGTGCGCAGCGAAGCGCGCGGAACCTCCTAGTATGTATAGTCAGCTATAGCAGAACCATACATAATTCACAGATGTATCCTTTAACAAAAATATATACATCTATAATCAGCTATGGCAGAACCATTTTACCTGTGAGGGTCTCAACTTGATGAGTTAGGGGGGATAATGTAAGACTACATTCATCTTTAATATCTCGTTCTGTAGTTACCACCCACAGGTAATCTATGCTGCACTTTAGTTGCTTCTTTCTTACACACTATTATTTCTGATCCAATATAAACACCAAAGAATGGGCATGCCAATACAACTGAGAAGAAAGAATTGGGAAACCAATCGGCAATTTTGAGGTGTTTCAGCGCACCACTTAGCAACATGGAATCCTACTTTGCCGCACCAAAGTTGAAATGCATAATCACGCAGGTGTCGCTGTCTTTCCGCCTTCTGCCACATGGACCCCTTTGAAGTTAAGGATTCCTGTTAGGCCTCGTCCTTTAGCAAGCTGCTCGATTTCATTGAGCTTCAATTTAAGATACTCCAATTCTTTTGCTaaactctcttctctttgtttcaATTCCTTGgcgtcaacaaaaataattgttAAGCTAAGTTGCCACTTGTACAGTTGAAAGCAaaagtaacaaaaaaaaaaacatgtcttTGGATCGGTGCATATGTCAATTTTCCATGAGCATATATGACAGGCCTATTCAATTTTGCAGGCCCTGAACCATACAAAATAATTTCCCGACCTCATAATTCAACTAGGAGTGATGCATTCacaaaaaatttcagttgaTGTCTTGCTGTCGGAAATGCCATCAATAGCCAATTTTAGACATGTCTTGCTGTCGGAAATGCCATCAATAGCCAATTTTAGACAGTGATTAGTAATCCCCATTTTTGGGTTGATCCCTGGGCCAACTCCGTTGCTTCCCAGGCAAAGTCGTAAAAGCAGTGATGACATACTTTTTGACTTCTCTCATAAGGACAGCTTCTAATATGTTGTTGCATAAACCCTATAGGCTATAACTCATTAC
This window contains:
- the LOC120691275 gene encoding LOB domain-containing protein 2-like, whose product is MYLRTHASLSLPPLHLQRGRTTGMTGGGSGGACAVCKHQRRKCEPNCELAAYFPAHRMNDFRALHLVFGVANLTKLIKANATEAARRRAAETLTWEARWRERDPSEGCYREVSCLRRDNAVLRAENTALRRQLAEQQQLLLWSRAAAAPSANSNMAGGCYNGNAGGNGLVVAVRPPPHAPAAPAAQTMLAYRGVSVCPATANGRKSAPDAPPSP